The sequence TGATCAATCTTGGTTCAGGTATGTTTGGTGCAACAGTAGACACTAGTATCTTAGCTTTGGAAAAATCTCATAATAAAAATGAACTACAAGCTATTGATTTGGTTCAACGTGATAATAATCCTCAAAAACGATTAGAAAATATGAGCGATTATATTAAACAGAATACGTTACAAATTTCTTTTAATAAAGATGATAGTTGGATTATTTTGTCTCCAATCGAGCAATCAATAAAACACAAAATTGAATCGTTTGGCACACCGTTAAAAGATTGGAATATTAGAATTAATAGAGGAATTCTTACAGGATACAATGAAGCATTTATCATTGATAAAGCAAAACGAGATGAACTGGTTGAACAAGATCCCAAATCTGATGAAATTATACGACCAATTTTGAGAGGCAAAGACATTAGACGTTATTCTTATGATTTTGCAGACAAATATCTTATTACAACTTACGATGAGTATACCGATTCTAATGGGATTAAACATCCATCCATTAATATAAATGATTATCCTGCTGTTAAAAAACACTTAGACTGCTACTGGAACGAAATAAACAAACGTCAAGACAAAGGGGACACACCATATAATCTCAGAAGATGTGCATATATGGACGATTTTTCTAAACCGAAAATTATTTATCCTAATATGACAAAGTATCTCCCTTTTTATCTTGATATTGAGGGCTTTATGGTAAATCAAAAGTGTTTCATCATGACTGGTGAGAAACTGAATTATTTGACAAGTTTTTTAAACTCTAATATCTTTAAGGTTTGCTTTAAAGATTACTTCCCAGAATTACAAGGTGGAACAAAAGAATTGAGTAAAATATTTTTCGAAAGGATTCCAGTTCCTCAAAATGTACAAGATAGGGTTGTAACAGATGAAGAAATTTATCAACTTTATAATTTCACAGAGGATGAGATAAACTGGATTTCTTCTTCAGTTAATAAATAAAGTTGATTTATCAACCTATCAATAGACTCAGAGTTATTATTCTTAAGTAATTCCTTGATTTTGCAATCTATTTCATTTGTAGGTTTTAGTATTCTCAAATTTTTAACATTATCAGCATTTCCTGCATTACCACCAGTAGATTCTCCAACGATCGAATTCATTAACCATATAAAAAGTGATGAATTCAATGTTGCAGCAAGATATTCTATATTTTCTCCAGTTATAAAATGCATGCTATCTTGAATATAGATTCCTTCGTCAATAAGACCAAAAGATTTCTTACTTGATATTCTATTCCAAGCAATTTTTGGCTTATTAAAATCGTCCCAATAAGCTATGCTATCTTGAGTTTCAAACCATTTGTTATTCGTTTTTTTGCGGGCATTATTTCCTATAATTCCATCAATGGCTTTTGCTCCAGATTGTTCCAATTTCCTTTTATCAAATGTTAAGAGATAATCTCTAACTGCTGGATATTCATCAATATCATAGTGTTTAGAAGGGAAAGTACAAATTAGATACAAGCCTTCAAAATCGTAACCATAGCGCTTGATATCACGGCCTCTTAAAATCGGTCGTATTAGCTCATCTGTTCTTGTTCGTTCATTAGTGGTTTGACAATTATTTAGAATTTCTTCACGTTTTTTCGTATCTATAATAAAAGCATCATTATAACCTGTTTTAATTCCATAATTAATCGAAATATCCCAATCTTTAAGAGGTGTTCCTATAGATTCGATTTTAGATTTAATCGATTGTTCAATTTGAGATAAGATAATCCAACTTTCATTTTTTCGATAGGAAATCTTGATTTTATTCTGTTTAATATAATCGCTCCTTTTTAGAAAGCAGGTGTAAAGGAATGATTTATGGATATATAAGGGTGAGCACAGATAAACAGACTGTAGAAAATCAGCGATTTGAAATTGAAGGATTTGCAAAAACACGAGGAATGATAGTTGAAAATTGGACATCCGAAATAATCAGTGGTACAAAGAAAGCAGATGAACGTATATTAGGAAAATTGCTTGAACGATTGAAAAAGGGAGATGTCCTAATCATTAGTGAATTATCCAGATTAGGAAGAAATCTTTTGCAAATTATGTCTTTGTTAAATTATTTAATGGAAAAAGAAATTATTTTATTAACTGTCAAGGAAGGCTATGAATTAGGCAACAACATTAATTCTAAGGTTTTAGCATTTGCATTTGGTTTATCTGCTGAAATTGAAAGAAATCTAATATCGCAACGAACAAAAGAGGCATTAGCTAGAAAAAGGGCAGAAGGAATTATTTTAGGAAGACCAAAAGGACCTGCTAAAATTTCAACTTATAAACTTTACAGACACAGGATGAAAATTTTAGAAATGCGAAACAATGGTTTATCTTTTAATAAAATTGCCCGCTTTTATGGTGTAAATAGAGCAACTGTTTCAAAATTTATTAAACGTATAACAGGAGAAAAAGATGGCATCAGATAATTATATCCCTGAAATCGGTACTGAAAATCGTATAGACAATAAACTACGAACAATGCGTGGTGCTATTGGTGGTCTTATGGAACATAGTAATAAAATAAGAATTGCCAGCGGCTATTTTCGGTTGAGCGGAATTGTTGAATTAGAAGAAGATTTTAGACGTTTTTTTGCACGTTCAGAAAAAAATAAAATAGAATTGCTAATAAGTAATCAGTATGATACAAAAAGTACCGATACACGGGTTATATTGGGAATTGCTGAAGGTTTAACTGATTATAGTACGGAGTCTTTCTATTTGGACAATCAATTCTACCAAGAATTAGTTGAATGGATTAAAACTGGTCGTATTGAAGTTAAAATTTTTGTAGATGAAAAATTTTATAAAACTCATTCAAAGGCAGATATTGCGTTTTTACATGGAAAAGCTTATATATTTTCAGCTGCTGATGAATTCATTAGCAATAGTGTTTTAATTGGTTCTTCTAATTTTACTTATGGTGGCCTTGTTGCTAATAGAGAATTAAACATGATTACCTCAGATTCATTTCCCACAATTAGAGCTTGGTTTGATGAAATGTGGTTTGAGTATTCTGAACCTTATGCAGATAAATTACTCAACGATCTTGAATTCCAAAAAGAGCATTATTCCAAGCCAAAAGTTGTTTATACACCAATTGAGTATTTTTATTGGAACTTGGGAAAGTATTTTGGTAAAAAAACTTCAGAAGCTTTAGTAAGCCGAGTGAAGGAAATTGAGAAAAAATTACCTTATCCTAGTCATAAAAATGGTAAAAAATATTTTACTCATCAATTTTATGGTATTTTACATGTTTATCAAGCTCTTAAAGATTTTGACACTCAAATTTTGGCAGATGGAGTTGGTTTAGGAAAAACTTTAGAAGCTGCTAGTATTATTAAATTATATCTTCAAGATTTATTATTAAAAAATGATAAACGAAGAATATTAATTTTAGCAAATGATCGTTTGCGAGAGCAATGGGTAAAGGAATTGGAAAATGTGGGAGTTTTCCTCTCACAAATTGATGTTACCACACGTCAGAAATTTACAGGATTAAGTGAAGACGAAGTACATTTGTATGCTGAAACATATGCTTTAGTTGTTATTGACGAGGCCCATGAAGGTTTTTTACGTAAAAACAATAAAGCTTACCAAAATATGCAGTCTATGGTTTCTTATGCAAGAAATACTCAAAGTCGTACAATTAGAGGGCTTTTGTTAACTGCTACCCCTTGGAATAATTCTAGAGAAGATGTTATTCGTTTAGGATTGCTTTTCTTAAATATTCAAAAAGTACCAAAGCAACGGCAATATTATAATTATGTACTGAGTAATCGTGAAAAATTACTCTATGATGTTAAGGATAGTGGAAACTATAACCATAATGCATATGTAGAATTTTGGAAAGATCTGTTTTACCAGCGAACTAGAACAAGTTTGGCAAATGATCAATATTTATCAGATAGATATCCAAAAAGAGAATTCCCGCTTGAAGATAATGAGGAACCATTTACAATCACTTATTCTACAGATGTATCTCAATCTTTGAAGGAAATTCTGGAACGTCTTATTGAGTTGAAATTACCATATCAAGATACAGTATGGCAATATTTTGGCTCAGATAAAGAAAGTAATGTTATTTTACGTCAACGCTTTCAGTTGCTTCGTAGGGCTGATTCCAGTAATGCTGCTTTCGGGAGAAGTTTAGAAAATATTAAAATAAAATTAGAAGCATTTCAAAAAGATATTTTGAACTTACAGAACGGAAGTCTTTCTCAAGTCAAAAAGCATTTTTATTCCAAAGTAAATGGAGATTATGCAGAAGATTTCATTAATTTTGAAGAGGGATTCAACTTTAGCAGTGATTTTGATGATAATGAAGTAGATTTAAATAAATCTCAACGCGATCGTATCAGGCTAATTAATGAAAAATTAACAGAGCAAACACTCACCCCTCTATTAACAGAAATGTTAGAAGATGCAATTAGTGATATTCAAAATTTAGATGAAATTTTGGAACAATGGGAAATCACGTCAAAAAAGGATGAAAAGCAAAAAATTATTCTGAACCAAATTAAAGAAATTATCTCTGATGGTGGAAAAGTACTAATTTTCTCAGAATTTTCGGACACAGTAGAAAATTATTTTCAAGAAATGATTTTAGATAAAACTCTTTTAGAAGCTGGCGTAGGTATGATTTATGGTGGTTCTAATCGTGTTAACCATGATGAAAGTACTAAAAAAGAAGTCTTAGGACGTTTTTCACCCAATTCTAAATCATATGAGCTTTTTGATAAAAAGAAATTTCTGTTTTAATTGGTACTGATGCGATCTCAACAGGGCAAAATTTACAAGATGCTGATCATATTATAACTATTGAACTACCATATAATCCAATGCGTTTGGAACAACGGATTGGACGGATTGATAGACCGAAAATGAAAGGAGAAAATAGGATTTTTGTTTATGCTTTTCCTTCAGAAGAAGTTATCAGTGCTGAATTAAAACTTTCAGAGAGATTTGAAGGCAAAGCAAAAGGTGCTACTACAGATACTCAAGGTGATTTTAAGTTGCCATTTTTCCATAATGGCAGCTACAAAGGTGTTGTTGAAAGTTTATCTGACAATGATAACAATAGCGAAAAAAATATCCAAAATGAGCTTCTGGCTTCAGTATCAGAATTTGAAGCTTGTGAACGTGTCCGTGATTTTTATGAAAAAATCGGTGATGATTTTGTAAAGAATCGAGAGTTTCAATTCTTTCCTTACTCATTTAGTTACAAAGAATCCATGCTTTTGTTTCAAACAGAATTAAATGATATTAATGATAATTTTATACAGAGAACAGCTCCCACAATCTGGGATATTTCAAGTAGGAAACAAGTCAATTTTTTAAAAGCTGAAAGTAGTATAAGAGGAATTTTACAGAAAAACGCTTCTCTTGAAATAGTTAAGGCTGATAATCTAGTAAACAACTGCATAGCTGAACAGATGAATATTGCTAATGAGATAGTTGGAGAATACAATAAAAATTTAAAAACTGTATTAGAATTAGAACAACAGCCTACTTATATTTTGGGATTAAGAAAAATTTTATTGGATAATATGCAAAGATATAAAAATAATTTTATAAAACAGAATGTGAGTGGGAAAGAATTTAATAATATTGTTCAATCTTTAAATCAGAGAGGATTTAACTCAGAACAGCAAATATTTTTAAGAAACTTAAAAGATACTGAAGGAAACTTAAGCACTTTGAAGATTCATGAAAACATCTGGAACAACCTTAAAAGATTTGTAGAAGTATTTGGTAATAAATCTGTTTATGAAGATAAATTTATTTTTGAACAATCTAAAAATAAAGCGAATTCTCAGCATTCTCATTTAAATATTATTTGTGGAGTGTTAAAAGCAGATTAATTTGAGCATATTAAATAGTTGATAATTATTTACATGCGTCAGCTTGTCAAACATTACGGCAAAGATCGAGCGTTAAAAATTCAGCAACGGTTAGATGAATTCAGTGCTGCTGAAAATTTAACACAGATTTCCCATTTACCTCCAGCTCGTTTGCACCAACTAAAAGGAGATAGGCAATATCAATTTGCTGTTGATATAGGTGCCAATTGGCGAATTATTTTTGAAGGTTATGACGAATATGATGTCTTAGTAACTGAGAAATCTGAAATCGTCACTTTATCTATCATTAGTATCGAAGATTACCATTAGGAGGACCATTGCTATGCTAAATAGAAAACATAAAATGACAGCACCAGCTGTGACTTCTGCAGCGGATACTTTGTCGGAGCTTTTGGCTTATCATCACATTAAACAGAGTGATTTTGCTGAACGCATTGGGGTATCTCAAAAGCATGTATCTGATTTACTCAATCGTAAGAAATTTCTTAATGCAGATCTGGCTGTTCGAGTAGAGCAGGTGACCGGACTTCCTGCTGAGTTCTTGCTTCGTTTGGATATTAATTACAAATTGGCACATCACAAAGAGGATAATTCAGGTCACTCAACTAAGTTTTTACAAGCTTACGATTGGGTGGTGTAGACTCAAACTATTTTCAATTTTGTTGTAGTCAATATAGGAGCACTATTTTACAAAAATGGTGCTTTTTCTTGAAGCTAAAAACTGTTAAAATACCAATGGAACATCAAGCAAAAGAGTATATATCATGGCAAGTAAAAGAATCTTTTGTGAACGTTGCTCGGACGATGTTCCTTTTCATATTGTGGATGATTTATCAGAATATGTCCAAACACACGGTCTTACTATTTCTGAGTCTGCAAGGCAAGCCATGCTGGAAAGAATAGAAGATGACTACGATTTACAGGTTTTACGTCAAGCCATGGCAGAAGATGATGGAACACGTATTTCCCACCGAGAAGTTTTCAAGGAGTTTGGGATAAAAGTCTGATAATGAATCCTGTTAAACAACTTTTGATTGACTTCCTTTCCCTCTTTCCTATAATGAGAATAAAAAAAGGCTGAGCATTCGCTCAGCCTACAGGAACGTTTAAGACGGGGACTCTGTAAAGTTGATCTAATCTCATCTACTTGGTCAAAGTGGAGACGGGATTATTTTTTGACTTATTTTTAAAGATTTTATAGCACAAGCCAATTAATTAAATAAAACTACTGAACCATAAAATGGTTTGGACAACTTCCAAAGCGGTCAATAAGCTCTCTCCTTTCCGATAGATTTTGTACTTATTTGCATAGACACCCCTTTGAATCATTGCCATCCTGCCTTAGGAACTTCTCTATATCTCTTCATTCGTAAAAAAGTTGAGCAAGTGTACTCAACCTTTCTTATCTCAATAATATTTCTTTTAGTTCTTCCACTCTGGTTGCGATATATCTCGCACCAGCTTTTTCCAATTCTTCACGATTTCCAAATCCGTAAAGGACACCGATGGCATCTAGACCATTTTCTTTGGCACCAATGACATCATGATCTCGGTCACCGATCATGATGGTCGCTGAAAGGTCAGAGACTTGTGCACTTGTTAGAGCATGGGCAATGACATCGCCTTTTAGACGCCTGCTACCATCCATACTGGCACCTGCGACAAGGTCAAAATAATCAAAAAGTTTAAAATATTTCAGGATTTGTATGGCAAATTCTTCAGGTTTTGAGGTTGCGATTAGAAGTTGTTTTTCGTGATTTTTCAGTTTTTCCAATAAATCAGGAATGCCTTGATAAACCTCATTTTCATAAAGACCTTTATGACGAAAATAGTCCCTGTAAAAATCTACAGCTTTAAGGCTATCTTCTTTTGAAAAATGGTAGAAGTTTTCAAAAGAATCTTGTA comes from Streptococcus troglodytae and encodes:
- a CDS encoding TaqI-like C-terminal specificity domain-containing protein, with the protein product MSNFQLSFLVFLQILQFQIADFLQSVYLCSPLYIHKSFLYTCFLKRSDYIKQNKIKISYRKNESWIILSQIEQSIKSKIESIGTPLKDWDISINYGIKTGYNDAFIIDTKKREEILNNCQTTNERTRTDELIRPILRGRDIKRYGYDFEGLYLICTFPSKHYDIDEYPAVRDYLLTFDKRKLEQSGAKAIDGIIGNNARKKTNNKWFETQDSIAYWDDFNKPKIAWNRISSKKSFGLIDEGIYIQDSMHFITGENIEYLAATLNSSLFIWLMNSIVGESTGGNAGNADNVKNLRILKPTNEIDCKIKELLKNNNSESIDRLINQLYLLTEEEIQFISSSVKL
- a CDS encoding master DNA invertase Mpi family serine-type recombinase; its protein translation is MIYGYIRVSTDKQTVENQRFEIEGFAKTRGMIVENWTSEIISGTKKADERILGKLLERLKKGDVLIISELSRLGRNLLQIMSLLNYLMEKEIILLTVKEGYELGNNINSKVLAFAFGLSAEIERNLISQRTKEALARKRAEGIILGRPKGPAKISTYKLYRHRMKILEMRNNGLSFNKIARFYGVNRATVSKFIKRITGEKDGIR
- a CDS encoding phospholipase D-like domain-containing protein: MASDNYIPEIGTENRIDNKLRTMRGAIGGLMEHSNKIRIASGYFRLSGIVELEEDFRRFFARSEKNKIELLISNQYDTKSTDTRVILGIAEGLTDYSTESFYLDNQFYQELVEWIKTGRIEVKIFVDEKFYKTHSKADIAFLHGKAYIFSAADEFISNSVLIGSSNFTYGGLVANRELNMITSDSFPTIRAWFDEMWFEYSEPYADKLLNDLEFQKEHYSKPKVVYTPIEYFYWNLGKYFGKKTSEALVSRVKEIEKKLPYPSHKNGKKYFTHQFYGILHVYQALKDFDTQILADGVGLGKTLEAASIIKLYLQDLLLKNDKRRILILANDRLREQWVKELENVGVFLSQIDVTTRQKFTGLSEDEVHLYAETYALVVIDEAHEGFLRKNNKAYQNMQSMVSYARNTQSRTIRGLLLTATPWNNSREDVIRLGLLFLNIQKVPKQRQYYNYVLSNREKLLYDVKDSGNYNHNAYVEFWKDLFYQRTRTSLANDQYLSDRYPKREFPLEDNEEPFTITYSTDVSQSLKEILERLIELKLPYQDTVWQYFGSDKESNVILRQRFQLLRRADSSNAAFGRSLENIKIKLEAFQKDILNLQNGSLSQVKKHFYSKVNGDYAEDFINFEEGFNFSSDFDDNEVDLNKSQRDRIRLINEKLTEQTLTPLLTEMLEDAISDIQNLDEILEQWEITSKKDEKQKIILNQIKEIISDGGKVLIFSEFSDTVENYFQEMILDKTLLEAGVGMIYGGSNRVNHDESTKKEVLGRFSPNSKSYELFDKKKFLF
- a CDS encoding type II toxin-antitoxin system RelE/ParE family toxin — translated: MRQLVKHYGKDRALKIQQRLDEFSAAENLTQISHLPPARLHQLKGDRQYQFAVDIGANWRIIFEGYDEYDVLVTEKSEIVTLSIISIEDYH
- a CDS encoding helix-turn-helix transcriptional regulator, with translation MLNRKHKMTAPAVTSAADTLSELLAYHHIKQSDFAERIGVSQKHVSDLLNRKKFLNADLAVRVEQVTGLPAEFLLRLDINYKLAHHKEDNSGHSTKFLQAYDWVV
- the relB gene encoding type II toxin-antitoxin system RelB family antitoxin, with amino-acid sequence MASKRIFCERCSDDVPFHIVDDLSEYVQTHGLTISESARQAMLERIEDDYDLQVLRQAMAEDDGTRISHREVFKEFGIKV
- a CDS encoding HAD family hydrolase, with the translated sequence MYQTILFDLDGTLTNPALGITNSLAYALEKFNIEVTDKKDLYRFIGPPLQDSFENFYHFSKEDSLKAVDFYRDYFRHKGLYENEVYQGIPDLLEKLKNHEKQLLIATSKPEEFAIQILKYFKLFDYFDLVAGASMDGSRRLKGDVIAHALTSAQVSDLSATIMIGDRDHDVIGAKENGLDAIGVLYGFGNREELEKAGARYIATRVEELKEILLR